A single genomic interval of Picosynechococcus sp. PCC 7003 harbors:
- a CDS encoding DUF2808 domain-containing protein has protein sequence MALLRQDFVKGVAENANFSHNRLQTLKAPVNMQLFRSPLSRLAIATTLLSSSLTFMPQMAEARQPCGSFTINWGGTIPQGDILKCAVEYNSGARRRDRYYLEIKKSKIVDRFQTFELSFPDDFDGRVDDTKIRVRVNGREVALNEAATAWDPDSLSADPAQQSQTILGNIAASATTPDRGGELVLVDGELVFLDSETLAAQQANQNSTTNSNPAPEPDIAVEPEEEGPRSRSLVITLAEPLSPESDVEIILDSVNNPSRGGMYLVTAFARSQGAPLPSRLGAWLLDVDF, from the coding sequence TTGGCACTTCTTCGTCAGGATTTCGTCAAGGGAGTTGCTGAAAACGCAAACTTTAGTCACAATCGGTTACAGACTTTGAAGGCGCCTGTGAATATGCAACTCTTCCGTTCTCCCCTTTCCCGTTTGGCGATCGCCACCACCCTGTTAAGCAGTAGCCTGACCTTCATGCCCCAAATGGCTGAAGCCCGCCAACCCTGTGGATCGTTTACGATCAACTGGGGGGGAACCATTCCCCAAGGGGACATTCTCAAGTGTGCCGTTGAATATAATTCCGGTGCCCGCCGCCGCGATCGCTACTACCTAGAGATCAAAAAAAGTAAAATTGTCGACCGCTTCCAAACCTTTGAACTCAGCTTTCCCGACGACTTTGATGGTCGGGTCGATGACACAAAAATCCGCGTTCGGGTCAATGGCCGGGAAGTCGCCCTCAACGAAGCCGCTACCGCCTGGGATCCCGATAGCCTATCCGCGGATCCAGCCCAACAGAGCCAAACTATCCTCGGTAACATTGCCGCCAGTGCCACCACACCGGATCGCGGTGGTGAATTAGTTCTGGTCGATGGCGAATTGGTGTTCCTCGATTCAGAAACCCTCGCCGCCCAACAGGCTAACCAAAACAGCACCACCAACAGTAATCCTGCCCCTGAACCAGACATTGCCGTTGAGCCAGAAGAGGAAGGCCCCCGCAGTCGCTCCCTGGTGATCACCCTCGCGGAACCTCTCAGCCCCGAAAGCGATGTCGAGATTATCCTCGATAGTGTCAACAATCCTTCCAGAGGTGGCATGTATTTGGTAACGGCCTTTGCCCGCAGCCAAGGAGCCCCCCTCCCCAGCCGTTTGGGCGCTTGGTTATTGGA
- a CDS encoding Re/Si-specific NAD(P)(+) transhydrogenase subunit alpha, translated as MKIAVARETVAGERRVALTPDQVSRLVKKGWEIQVEAGAGEASLHPDAAYEEAGAKVVGDRPALWRGADLLVKVAVPTEEEVALLPEGSMVASLLNPLGQPEIIQKLADKNITALGMELIPRTSRAQSMDVLSSQAGVAGYKAVLLAAAALPKFFPMLTTAAGTIRPAKVFVIGAGVAGLQAIATARRLGAVVEAFDIRPAVKEEVQSLGAKFVEVQLEEETATAGGYAKEVSEDSKKKSQALISDHVATADVVITTAQVPGRRAPVLVTDDMIARMQPGSVLIDLAGEQGGNCEGCEAGREVQVHGATIIAPINLPSTVPVHASQMFAKNMATLLQLLIPEGAINLDFADDILDSVCVTHQGEIRNQRVKDALQQMAVTA; from the coding sequence ATGAAAATTGCTGTTGCTCGGGAAACCGTTGCTGGAGAACGTCGGGTGGCCCTGACGCCGGATCAGGTTTCTCGTCTTGTGAAAAAAGGCTGGGAAATCCAGGTGGAGGCTGGGGCTGGTGAAGCATCTCTCCATCCCGATGCCGCCTATGAGGAAGCGGGGGCAAAAGTCGTTGGCGATCGCCCAGCCCTCTGGAGAGGAGCTGATTTGCTTGTCAAGGTGGCTGTACCCACAGAAGAAGAGGTGGCCCTCTTGCCGGAAGGGTCAATGGTGGCAAGCTTGCTGAATCCCCTGGGACAACCAGAAATCATCCAAAAATTAGCCGACAAAAACATCACCGCCTTGGGCATGGAGTTGATCCCCCGCACCAGTCGCGCCCAAAGTATGGATGTGCTGTCTTCTCAAGCTGGGGTCGCTGGTTACAAAGCTGTTTTACTCGCCGCCGCTGCCCTACCCAAGTTTTTCCCGATGCTGACCACAGCCGCCGGCACCATTCGTCCAGCTAAGGTGTTTGTGATTGGGGCTGGGGTCGCTGGTCTCCAGGCGATCGCCACCGCCAGAAGACTCGGCGCGGTGGTCGAAGCCTTTGACATCCGGCCTGCCGTCAAAGAAGAAGTCCAAAGTCTCGGCGCTAAATTTGTCGAAGTACAACTAGAAGAGGAAACCGCCACGGCCGGAGGCTACGCCAAAGAAGTCTCTGAAGACTCGAAAAAGAAAAGCCAAGCCCTCATTTCAGACCATGTGGCCACCGCTGACGTGGTGATCACCACCGCCCAAGTTCCTGGTCGCCGCGCCCCCGTGCTCGTAACCGATGACATGATTGCCAGGATGCAACCCGGATCAGTTTTGATCGATCTCGCTGGCGAACAAGGAGGCAATTGCGAAGGCTGTGAAGCGGGTCGCGAAGTTCAAGTCCATGGTGCAACGATCATTGCCCCCATTAATCTTCCCTCCACGGTGCCTGTCCATGCGAGTCAAATGTTTGCCAAGAATATGGCGACCTTGCTGCAACTGCTCATTCCCGAAGGCGCGATTAATCTCGATTTTGCCGACGACATCCTAGATTCCGTTTGTGTGACCCACCAGGGAGAAATTCGCAATCAACGGGTCAAAGACGCCCTGCAACAAATGGCGGTCACAGCCTAA
- a CDS encoding NAD(P) transhydrogenase subunit alpha: protein MTTATLLSSLFVFVLASFVGFEVINKVPPTLHTPLMSGANAISGIALIGALLVSGEEHWNLTVILGLIAVVCATINVVGGFLVTDRMLQMFKKKEA, encoded by the coding sequence ATGACAACAGCAACACTGCTCAGTAGCCTATTCGTATTTGTCTTGGCTTCCTTTGTGGGCTTTGAAGTAATTAATAAAGTCCCACCGACGCTACACACGCCACTCATGTCCGGTGCCAACGCCATCTCTGGTATCGCCTTAATTGGGGCCCTCTTAGTTTCTGGTGAAGAACACTGGAATTTAACGGTCATCCTCGGTCTCATTGCAGTGGTCTGCGCCACGATCAATGTTGTCGGCGGTTTTCTGGTCACAGACCGGATGCTGCAAATGTTTAAGAAGAAGGAGGCCTAG
- a CDS encoding NAD(P)(+) transhydrogenase (Re/Si-specific) subunit beta, whose translation MDSLLTNGIELSYLVAACLFILGLKKLGSPATARQGNTIAAVGMLLAVVATLLNQQVLNYGLIAGGIVIGSIIGVITAKKVEMTDMPQLVGLFNGLGGAASALVAIAEFWRLLSLGETLSITTSLTIILGVLIGGVTLTGSLIAFGKLQGILPGRPVIFPAQQIINFAILAGFLSGSLYLFVNPDPNIFLSLVGISLVLGVLFVIPIGGGDMPVVISLLNSYSGLAASAAGFVVGNNMLIIAGALVGASGIILTQIMCKAMNRSITNVLFAGFGSDGGAPEDGSSAAIDGAIKSVDPEESAMMLGYARSVVIIPGYGMAVAQAQHSVKELADMLEKKGVEVKYAIHPVAGRMPGHMNVLLAEANVPYTQLYDMDDINPQFDNTDVALVIGANDVVNPAARHDKGSPIYGMPILEVDKAKTTIVIKRSMSTGFSGVQNELFFKDKTMMLFGSAKDMVEKISSEVKEL comes from the coding sequence ATGGATAGCTTACTTACCAACGGCATTGAACTCAGTTATCTAGTGGCGGCCTGTCTTTTCATCCTGGGATTAAAAAAATTAGGCTCCCCCGCAACGGCCCGTCAGGGAAATACCATTGCAGCGGTGGGCATGTTACTAGCCGTGGTGGCGACCCTGCTCAATCAACAGGTTTTAAACTACGGCCTGATCGCTGGGGGGATCGTCATCGGCAGTATCATCGGCGTGATCACGGCGAAAAAAGTCGAAATGACCGATATGCCCCAATTGGTCGGTCTCTTTAATGGTTTGGGGGGAGCAGCTTCGGCCCTGGTGGCGATCGCCGAATTTTGGCGACTCCTATCCCTTGGAGAAACTCTCTCTATCACTACCAGCCTCACGATCATTTTAGGAGTACTCATTGGCGGCGTCACCCTGACCGGGAGCCTTATTGCCTTCGGCAAATTACAAGGTATCCTGCCCGGTCGTCCTGTGATCTTCCCCGCCCAACAGATTATCAATTTTGCCATTCTGGCAGGCTTTCTCAGCGGCAGTCTTTATCTGTTCGTGAATCCGGATCCGAATATTTTTCTCAGCTTGGTGGGCATTTCCCTCGTACTGGGCGTTCTCTTTGTCATCCCCATCGGCGGTGGTGATATGCCGGTAGTGATCTCGCTACTTAATTCCTATTCTGGTCTAGCTGCCAGTGCGGCTGGGTTCGTGGTGGGCAACAATATGCTCATTATTGCCGGGGCTCTGGTGGGGGCATCGGGGATTATCCTCACTCAAATCATGTGTAAAGCCATGAACCGCTCCATCACTAACGTCTTGTTTGCGGGCTTTGGGAGTGATGGCGGTGCCCCAGAAGACGGAAGTAGTGCGGCCATTGATGGCGCCATTAAAAGCGTAGACCCCGAAGAAAGTGCCATGATGCTTGGCTACGCCCGCAGCGTCGTCATTATTCCCGGTTATGGGATGGCTGTGGCCCAGGCCCAACATTCCGTCAAAGAGCTGGCCGATATGCTGGAGAAAAAAGGCGTAGAAGTCAAATATGCCATTCACCCCGTGGCGGGTCGGATGCCAGGGCATATGAATGTGCTCCTCGCGGAGGCCAATGTCCCTTACACCCAGCTTTATGACATGGATGATATCAATCCCCAGTTTGATAATACGGATGTGGCCTTAGTGATTGGTGCCAACGATGTGGTGAATCCCGCGGCGCGCCATGACAAAGGTAGTCCCATTTACGGCATGCCAATTTTAGAAGTAGATAAAGCCAAAACCACCATTGTGATCAAACGCAGTATGAGTACAGGCTTTTCTGGGGTGCAAAATGAGCTGTTCTTCAAAGATAAAACAATGATGTTGTTTGGCAGTGCCAAAGACATGGTAGAAAAAATTTCTTCTGAAGTAAAAGAGCTTTAG
- a CDS encoding YkgJ family cysteine cluster protein, with the protein MPTWQCIENCGACCHLEPGDRPDLEDYLSPAQLEQYLAMVGPDGWCINYDQANRKCTIYAERPRFCRVLPETFTEMFDVPTEELQQFAIDCCLEHIDSIYGDESPEMERYVAKVVNVGL; encoded by the coding sequence ATGCCCACTTGGCAATGTATTGAAAACTGTGGCGCTTGCTGCCACCTCGAACCCGGCGATCGCCCCGACCTTGAGGACTACCTCAGCCCCGCTCAACTGGAGCAATATCTCGCCATGGTCGGCCCCGATGGCTGGTGCATCAACTACGACCAAGCCAACCGCAAATGCACGATCTACGCAGAACGCCCCCGTTTTTGCCGTGTTCTCCCAGAAACATTTACCGAAATGTTTGATGTGCCCACCGAGGAGTTGCAACAATTTGCCATTGACTGCTGCCTCGAACACATCGATAGCATCTATGGTGACGAAAGCCCAGAAATGGAGCGCTATGTTGCCAAAGTCGTCAACGTCGGGCTGTAA
- the psb30 gene encoding photosystem II reaction center protein Ycf12/Psb30, which produces MDFITGFFGSLNFEVIFQLTFVSLILISGPVVIFLLAIRGGDM; this is translated from the coding sequence ATGGATTTTATCACAGGTTTTTTTGGTAGCCTCAACTTTGAAGTGATTTTTCAGTTGACTTTTGTCTCTTTGATCCTCATTTCGGGGCCTGTTGTTATCTTTTTGCTGGCCATTCGTGGCGGCGATATGTAA
- the recJ gene encoding single-stranded-DNA-specific exonuclease RecJ codes for MTLRLPQQRWHIADRQPDITQSLVEAMGLNPLVAQVLVNRNIRTPEQAQVYIQPESQRLPAPLVEFEDLALSVELLQEAIAEETLIAICGDYDADGMTSTALLLRALSHVGAKVTYAIPSRMKDGYGINERIVIELAEEGVGLILTVDNGISAYEPISLARDLGLDVIITDHHDLPDQLPPANAILNPKLLPTMSPYSGLAGVGVAYVLAVSLAQAVGKLEGLTSQILELFTLGTIADLAPLSGVNRRWLKRGLKLLPQSELAGVQALMQIAGVDDQKKQLKPDDIGFRFGPRINAVGRIDDPQKVIELLTTNEPSLALERAMQCEQINKQRQEMCTQIEAEAIALVEETPIDYQGQRVLVVCKEDWHHGVIGIVASRLVERYGVPVFICTAEGDGKIRGSARGIEEFNVFEALNYCQDLLGKFGGHKAAGGFSLAQDNLSAFTEKLSEFAHQLLKPEHLKPLVKIDGAVDFTDLTPEFYQQIDQLHPWGIGNPEPIFWTKNVQLLEQRTIGKNHLKFTLGQTIAGQTFTIKAIAWQWGDYLPLPSTLDIAYKLKENRWNGQVNLELELVGAHPSEALRPMTLDREISPQGQPQNSEKSFLFNDRTYFCTLADQGLTLRIRNDQGKLLAIKKGQRRGKLGEQTVDVTQPPFFQMIKTAIATLEQAN; via the coding sequence ATGACTCTTCGCCTCCCCCAACAACGCTGGCACATTGCCGATCGCCAACCGGACATCACCCAATCATTGGTTGAAGCGATGGGCCTTAATCCACTTGTGGCTCAGGTTTTAGTGAATCGCAATATTCGTACCCCAGAACAGGCCCAGGTTTATATCCAACCGGAATCCCAGCGACTACCTGCGCCCCTGGTGGAATTTGAGGACTTGGCCCTCAGTGTGGAACTCCTCCAGGAGGCGATCGCCGAAGAGACCCTGATTGCCATTTGTGGCGATTATGATGCCGATGGCATGACCAGCACCGCTTTGCTGTTACGGGCCTTGAGCCATGTGGGGGCCAAGGTCACCTACGCGATCCCCAGTCGCATGAAGGACGGCTACGGGATCAACGAGCGCATTGTCATCGAGCTTGCCGAAGAAGGAGTTGGCTTAATTCTCACGGTGGACAACGGTATTTCCGCCTACGAGCCGATCAGTTTGGCGCGAGATCTGGGGCTGGATGTGATTATCACCGACCACCACGATTTGCCGGATCAGTTGCCCCCCGCCAATGCAATTCTTAATCCGAAATTGCTGCCGACGATGTCTCCCTATAGCGGTTTAGCTGGAGTGGGGGTGGCCTATGTGCTGGCCGTGTCTCTGGCCCAGGCCGTAGGCAAGCTAGAAGGACTCACCAGCCAAATTTTAGAATTATTTACCCTGGGGACTATCGCCGATCTTGCTCCCTTGAGCGGGGTGAACCGTCGCTGGTTGAAACGCGGCCTCAAGCTTTTACCCCAGTCGGAACTAGCAGGGGTACAGGCGCTGATGCAAATTGCTGGGGTCGATGACCAAAAGAAACAACTCAAACCCGATGATATTGGCTTTCGATTTGGCCCCCGCATTAACGCCGTTGGTCGCATTGATGATCCCCAAAAGGTGATTGAGCTGTTAACCACCAATGAACCGAGTTTAGCCCTGGAGCGGGCAATGCAATGTGAGCAGATCAACAAGCAGCGGCAGGAGATGTGTACCCAGATCGAAGCGGAGGCGATCGCCCTCGTGGAGGAAACTCCCATCGACTACCAAGGGCAGCGGGTATTGGTCGTTTGCAAGGAAGACTGGCACCATGGCGTGATTGGTATTGTTGCTTCCCGGTTAGTCGAACGCTATGGCGTGCCCGTTTTTATCTGTACCGCCGAAGGGGACGGCAAAATTCGTGGCTCGGCCCGGGGCATCGAAGAATTTAATGTTTTTGAAGCGTTGAACTATTGCCAAGATCTTCTGGGTAAATTTGGGGGCCACAAAGCCGCAGGGGGATTTTCCCTCGCCCAGGATAACCTGAGCGCGTTTACTGAAAAGCTCAGTGAATTTGCCCACCAATTGCTCAAACCAGAACACCTTAAACCCCTGGTAAAAATTGACGGGGCTGTAGATTTCACTGATTTAACCCCAGAGTTTTACCAACAAATTGATCAACTCCATCCCTGGGGCATCGGCAACCCAGAACCGATTTTCTGGACAAAAAATGTGCAGCTTCTGGAGCAACGCACCATAGGGAAAAATCACCTAAAATTTACCCTTGGCCAAACCATCGCTGGCCAAACATTTACTATTAAGGCGATCGCCTGGCAATGGGGAGACTATCTGCCTCTCCCCTCGACCCTAGATATTGCCTACAAACTCAAAGAAAACCGTTGGAATGGCCAAGTAAATCTGGAGCTAGAATTGGTTGGGGCGCATCCCAGCGAGGCCCTTCGTCCTATGACCCTAGACCGGGAAATTTCTCCCCAAGGTCAGCCTCAGAATTCAGAAAAGTCATTTCTGTTTAATGACCGGACGTACTTCTGTACCCTCGCTGATCAGGGATTAACCCTCAGAATTCGCAATGATCAAGGCAAATTATTGGCGATCAAAAAAGGCCAACGGCGGGGCAAACTCGGCGAGCAAACTGTTGATGTTACCCAACCTCCTTTTTTTCAGATGATCAAAACGGCGATCGCCACCCTCGAACAAGCCAACTAA
- the rpaB gene encoding response regulator transcription factor RpaB, with translation MENHKERILVVDDEASIRRILETRLSMIGYEVVTAADGEEALATFDEADPDLVVLDVMMPKLDGYGVCQELRKESDVPIIMLTALGDVADRITGLELGADDYVVKPFSPKELEARIRSVLRRVEKNGGTGIPSSGVIHVGSIRIDTNKRQVYKGDERIRLTGMEFSLLELLVSRSGEPFSRSEILQEVWGYTPERHVDTRVVDVHISRLRAKLEDDPSNPELILTARGTGYLFQRILEPGDE, from the coding sequence TTGGAAAATCATAAAGAAAGAATTCTTGTCGTTGACGACGAAGCCAGCATCCGCCGCATCCTCGAAACCCGCCTTTCCATGATTGGTTACGAGGTTGTGACCGCCGCCGATGGTGAAGAAGCCCTCGCCACATTTGACGAAGCCGACCCCGACTTGGTTGTTCTCGATGTGATGATGCCCAAGCTCGATGGCTACGGCGTCTGCCAAGAACTCCGCAAAGAGTCCGATGTGCCGATTATTATGCTCACGGCCCTTGGGGATGTGGCGGACCGCATCACTGGCCTAGAACTCGGAGCCGATGATTATGTCGTGAAACCCTTCTCCCCCAAAGAACTAGAAGCGCGCATTCGTTCTGTCCTGCGGCGCGTTGAAAAAAATGGTGGGACAGGCATTCCCAGCTCCGGGGTCATTCATGTGGGTTCAATCCGCATCGACACCAACAAGCGCCAAGTCTATAAAGGTGATGAGCGTATCCGGTTAACGGGGATGGAATTTAGCCTGTTGGAATTGCTGGTGAGCCGTTCTGGGGAGCCCTTTTCCCGCTCAGAAATCCTGCAAGAGGTGTGGGGCTATACCCCTGAGCGCCACGTGGATACCCGCGTTGTGGATGTGCATATTTCACGGCTGCGCGCCAAATTAGAAGATGATCCCAGCAATCCCGAACTGATTTTGACAGCCAGAGGTACAGGTTATCTGTTTCAGCGGATCCTCGAACCGGGTGATGAATAA
- a CDS encoding cysteine synthase A, which produces MDIKDGFVGAVGNTPLIRLNSFSEATGCEILGKAEFLNPGGSVKDRAALYIIKDAEERGLLKPGGTVVEGTAGNTGIGLVHICNAKGYKCIIVIPETQSQEKIDLLRTLGAEVITVPAVPYADPNNYVKYSQRLAAETENAIWANQFDNLANRRAHYETTGPEIWAQTDGKIDAWTAATGTGGTYAGTALYLKEKNPNVKCVVADPMGSVLYSYVKTGKLDREGGSITEGIGQGRITANMEGVPMDDAIRVDDQEAVRVVYQLLKKDGLFMGGSVGINVGAAYALAKEMGPGHTIVTVLCDSGARYQSRLFNPEWLASKGLKKIVNC; this is translated from the coding sequence ATGGATATCAAAGACGGTTTTGTTGGTGCAGTTGGCAACACCCCCCTCATTCGCCTGAACAGTTTTAGTGAAGCAACAGGCTGTGAAATTTTAGGCAAAGCAGAATTTCTCAATCCCGGTGGTTCCGTCAAAGACCGGGCCGCCCTCTACATCATCAAAGACGCCGAAGAACGGGGCCTGCTCAAACCTGGTGGCACCGTTGTTGAAGGCACCGCTGGCAATACAGGCATTGGTCTGGTTCATATCTGCAATGCCAAGGGTTACAAGTGCATCATTGTGATCCCCGAAACCCAGTCCCAGGAAAAAATTGATCTCCTCCGGACCCTGGGCGCAGAAGTGATTACGGTTCCGGCGGTGCCCTATGCCGACCCTAACAATTATGTGAAATATTCCCAACGGCTCGCCGCAGAGACAGAAAACGCGATCTGGGCCAATCAGTTTGATAATTTGGCCAACCGTCGCGCCCACTACGAAACCACTGGTCCGGAAATTTGGGCCCAAACCGACGGCAAAATTGATGCTTGGACGGCAGCTACGGGAACTGGGGGCACCTATGCTGGCACTGCCCTCTACCTCAAGGAAAAAAATCCTAACGTTAAATGTGTTGTGGCTGACCCCATGGGCAGTGTGCTCTATAGCTACGTGAAAACAGGGAAGCTCGACCGGGAAGGCGGTTCGATCACGGAAGGTATTGGTCAAGGACGCATTACCGCCAATATGGAAGGGGTGCCCATGGACGACGCCATTCGGGTTGATGACCAGGAGGCGGTGCGGGTTGTGTATCAACTCCTAAAGAAAGATGGTCTGTTTATGGGGGGCTCCGTTGGGATCAATGTCGGTGCTGCCTATGCCCTTGCCAAGGAAATGGGGCCGGGCCACACGATTGTGACGGTGTTGTGTGACAGTGGCGCTCGTTATCAATCCCGCTTATTTAACCCGGAATGGCTCGCCAGTAAGGGCTTAAAGAAGATAGTTAATTGTTGA
- the btpA gene encoding photosystem I biogenesis protein BtpA produces MDLKHLFQTENPILGVVHLLPLPTSARWGGDFRQVMDRAEQEATALAAGGIDGIIIENFFDAPFTKDRVDPATISAMTLIMDRLAGLVTVPLGINVLRNDAKSAMAIAACTGAKFIRVNVLTGVMATDQGLIEGNAYELLKYRRELDADVAILADVLVKHAHPISTPNLTAAIHDTVERGLADAVILSGWATGQVPKMDDLKDARANAGDTPILIGSGATWENIGNLLQVADGAIVASSLKRHGKLSEPIDPLRVSQFMESAQQGIKIRQMRQKQFA; encoded by the coding sequence GTGGATCTCAAACATCTTTTCCAGACCGAAAATCCCATCCTTGGCGTTGTTCACCTGTTGCCTTTGCCCACCTCTGCCCGTTGGGGCGGTGACTTTCGTCAGGTGATGGACCGCGCCGAACAGGAGGCAACGGCCCTTGCAGCAGGGGGGATTGACGGCATTATTATCGAAAATTTCTTTGATGCCCCCTTCACAAAAGACCGGGTTGATCCCGCCACCATCAGTGCCATGACCCTGATCATGGATCGTCTTGCGGGGTTGGTTACTGTCCCCCTGGGGATCAATGTCCTTCGTAATGATGCCAAAAGCGCGATGGCGATCGCCGCCTGTACCGGTGCTAAATTCATTCGTGTCAATGTGCTCACCGGGGTAATGGCCACCGATCAAGGGTTGATTGAAGGCAATGCCTATGAACTGCTGAAATATCGCCGTGAACTCGATGCAGACGTGGCAATTCTGGCCGATGTCCTCGTGAAACACGCCCACCCCATCAGTACGCCAAACCTCACCGCCGCCATCCACGACACCGTAGAACGGGGTTTAGCCGATGCGGTGATTCTCTCCGGTTGGGCGACGGGTCAAGTGCCGAAAATGGACGATTTGAAAGATGCCCGCGCCAATGCAGGAGATACGCCGATTTTAATTGGGAGTGGCGCGACCTGGGAGAACATCGGCAACCTCCTCCAGGTAGCAGACGGGGCCATTGTCGCCAGTTCTCTCAAACGTCATGGCAAGCTCAGTGAGCCCATTGATCCGTTGCGAGTGTCCCAGTTTATGGAATCAGCCCAGCAAGGCATTAAAATTCGCCAGATGCGCCAGAAACAATTTGCCTAA
- a CDS encoding low molecular weight protein-tyrosine-phosphatase codes for MAYKLLFVCLGNICRSPSAENIMRHLLEQEGLSHKILCDSAGTSSYHVGAAPDRRMQAAAQKRDIRLVGSARQFSRADFEAFDLILAMDRANYRDILSLDRAGTYDEKVKMMCDYATNFPDSEVPDPYYGGQSGFDYVIDLLLDACQGLLQEIKQEM; via the coding sequence ATGGCCTATAAATTATTATTCGTTTGCCTCGGTAATATCTGCCGTTCCCCCTCCGCCGAAAACATTATGCGGCATCTTTTGGAGCAAGAAGGTTTAAGCCATAAAATTCTCTGTGATTCGGCCGGCACGTCTAGCTATCATGTGGGAGCTGCCCCAGACCGACGCATGCAGGCAGCGGCCCAAAAGCGCGATATTCGCCTCGTAGGTAGTGCCCGGCAATTTTCCCGCGCTGATTTTGAAGCCTTTGACCTGATTTTGGCGATGGATCGTGCTAATTACCGCGATATCTTGTCCCTAGACCGGGCAGGCACCTATGACGAAAAAGTTAAGATGATGTGTGACTACGCCACGAATTTTCCCGATAGCGAAGTGCCAGATCCCTACTACGGCGGCCAATCAGGTTTCGACTATGTGATCGATTTGCTCCTCGATGCCTGCCAGGGACTCCTCCAGGAGATTAAACAGGAAATGTGA